One Podospora pseudopauciseta strain CBS 411.78 chromosome 4, whole genome shotgun sequence genomic window, TGCCCAGTCCAAGGGCGGCAGATTGGAAACCCGCTCCGAGAACTTTGACGAGGGTCCCCCGATCTACTTCAGCCATAATGACGTTCTCTGGTCGGCGGCGCACGAGCACGTCCGGCTGGGCATGGGCGCCCTGAGGAAGATTGTCGAGACAGTGTTTGAGGACGTGTCCGGCGGCAGGAAGCTCAAGACGCACGCGTTCGGCAAGCCGCAGGTGAGCACATTTGAGTTTGCGACCCGACTGCTCCAGCAGTGGAGGGCCACTCAGCACGGGCTGGCCGAGAGTGAGCCGCCCGAGACGGTCTACTTTGTCGGCGACACCCCCGAGAGCGACATCAAGGGGACGAACGCCATGAACGAGAAGAGCAAGAATGAGTGGTACAGCATCTTGGTCAAGACGGGGGTGTACCAGGCCGGCACCGAGCCGAAGCACAAGCCCAGAAAGCTGGTGGACACGGTGCTGGACGCGGTGAACCACGGAATCAGGAGGGAGATGGCCAAGCTGGGGACGAGGAAGGATGGCAAGGGGAGGAAGCTGCCCTTGGATGATGTCGCGCTCAAGGCGATTAGCGAGGGGAGGACGCCCAATTTTGAGCTGAGTGCCGATCCCTTTGCCAAGGCggttgagcagcagcaggtgcaATGATTTGAAGATGGATTCTGCTTTTGTGTTGGGAGTTGGGAAACATTTTTCGGGAAACTTTTGGAGGCGGAAACAAAGCAAACACGCGTTTTGATACCACTTGTGTTCATCCATTCTCTggctttttctcttcttcgaCGGACATACTTTATTTTGGTTTTTTCGGTTGTCAAactgttttgttgttttgcaACGTtctgtctttttcttttcttcttctttttctttggcaTTCATTGAGGGTTCACATTACATGGATCTGGCATGGGGGAAACAACTCAGGGAACTTGTACAGGGAATTTCTGGAAGGGTTTTCGAGCCAGTCAGTCAACACACTAGACGTAGACAAATACAGGAAGGCTGGGATCATAGATTATATATATCTGACGTTATTTGCTCATCTTGCTTTTGCCCTTTATGTATGTGATCCCCTGCTCTGCCTCATGCTCATGGGATGGTAGCTGTAGTTTCTCTGGGCCATGTTGCAGGCGTCGTTTTTTACTTTCATCAGCTTGAATGCCTTGCCTTATCTGTTCTCTTCAAACAAATTCCTTCTGTCAACTCACTGGAAGCTCTCTCTCAACAAACCCTCTTTCCTTTTCGCCAAATCCACGATCATCgccccaaacaacccattGGCCCAGCTGAACCACTCCCTCGTCCACTTTGTGCTATCCCATCCGTCAATGCTTTCATGGATCAGCCCCAACCCATCCGTACTCCCTAAAATTTGTTTCAACGCGCCCCTAatttcctcatcatcctcgctcgTCATAATCTGCATCACCAAACTCATAGGCCAAACCTTGCCCGGGCCCGTGTGCGGTGACCCAACCCCcttgaccacctccccatcagcatAATACGGATTTCTCCTGCTGAGGATCCGTCTCCTCGTAGCCTGATAAACCGGATCACTACCGGCCACGTACCCCATCACGGGCGCCGACAGCAAGCTCGGCAGATTCGCATCatcccccagcaccacccccccaaacccatccaccTCATACGCGTACACCTTTTCTTTGctcaccccatcctcccccaccacctccacaaccccaaacttctcaatcccctccctcacctccctcgaaAAAGCCCTCATCTCCCCCGCCAGCTCTTGCTCCCCCAAATCCTCGGCAatcaccgccgcccccgccAAAGCCACACAAAACATCATATTCCCCGGCACCAAAAACTGATACGTCGTCGCGTCATCACTAGGCCTAAACGCACTCCTGACCAACCCCGTCCCCGAAGCAACAGGGCTTCCCGCCCCATCATTCGCCAACGTCTCGGTCGACCgcgtcgtcatcctcgcAAAGCTATACCCACTCCCCAGCACCCTCCCATCAGCCCCATACGTCGTCCCCCTCtgcatccccctccccacctccaccaccctcctcaccgcctcAGTCCAATTTCCTTGTCGGCCAAAAAACTCGATGTCGTGCGTGGAAAAGTAATAATCCCTCGACAACTCCAAAAACGAAGCGAGCGAGTCGACCTCCCACTTGCACTCAAAAACCCCAGCCCTGTCATACTCCGGACGCACCACGTCTTTgtccccgccctcctcgtcaGAAATGACGCCTGACTCGGGGGGCGGGCGGAACGAGTTGCAGTACCCAGCTGAGAGGACATTTCTTGCCTGGGTGTTCACCGTTCCACGGAAGAGGCTCGCCAGGGAGTCagatgagggtgagggggtcaGCAAGGGGAGGTAGGACTGCAGCTGGCGGGCGCTGTCGCGGAGCCACATGGCGTTGATGTCGCCTGTGATGATGAAGGTCAGTTCTTCTTCGCTATCGGGAGAGTTGGAATGGCCGTGCCATTTGATGGCTGTgtcgagggtgttggggtAGGTGTTTTGCcagaggcggaggaggtcgggGTCGGCGATGGGAAGGGTGCCGAGGAGAGactcgagggaggagaggttgaaggtcCGGcacgagggggaggggcgggcggaggagagggcgtgCCGgccgggggagaagggggggtgacGGGTGCGGGAGCGGGTGGAGTAATCTAAgcatgaggaagatgagtCTTGGGAGGTGACGAGGGGGGTTGCCTGGGATAGCAAGATCAGCAGTTGGGCGGTGGCGAGGGGTCTCATTGTTTTCGTTGTCAGTTAGACATGACAGGCCCGGAAAGGAAAGTCAAAAGTGTGTGTGAGTGCGGAGATCCAGGTCGGGTTTATACTGCTTttcccaaccaacccccttccccaaccgTGATGATCGTCGGTGACACAACCTGAACCGTTTTACCGGGCAACCACCAGCCCAAAGGAACTGAGACACCTCTTCGCGGCGGATGGCATTGGACGGTGGGTGCGGGGACAAACTTTAACTGCCACACCTCAAGACCCTGCGCACAGCAGACGCTGGGCTTTCCGAGGGTCATGCAAATGCCGTCCTCTGCCGTGTTTGCCCCCAAGTTCCAACACGAGAACTTGGACTCCTCAATGCACAAACTGCCATGTGAGCAAGCCAAAAATACCCATCTTACATCTCTTCCCCGATACCAGCCAGCTCTCACCCCTCCCTATCCCTCCATCAACAcaatcaaccaccaacccaacatcCAAAATGagacaacaacccccccaaccctcctaAGCAATCAACTCCCATCACACCCCAGTCAATCTCCAGTCAATCCCCAGCCAATCCCCAAAAGGAAAATgcttcccctctcccaccagaATGTTTGGACGAGTTGGGAATCGAACCCAAGACCTTTCGCATGCAAAGCGAACGCGCTACCAATTGCGCCACACGCCCGAAAAGAAGGATGtgagagaagaagatgagaaGATATCGGTGTGGACGAGCTGGGAATCGAACCCAGGACCTTTCGCATACAAGAGGAAACAGAGTATGCTAAGCGAACGCTCTACCAACTGAGCCACACGCCCCGTAAAATCATCACCTGATTGCTATTGAGCTTGGTGTCTGAAGGTTGACGCTATAGCGGACGTTCTGGATTTGAGAATTTGGTGTAGTTGAGATGATGAGCTGGATTCTCGAGATGGTGGCAGTTGGGATGAGCATGGTGCTTCCGGCCATGGCCCCGACCTAGAACAACATCAGCCAACACACTCTCCCCAGACCATCGCCCCTTACCTCTCTCCACACCACTCTAACCATCACACCCACGACAATACACACACACTGCCACACACAAAACGCGCACAACTGGTCCTTTATTGAACACACAGACTACCtatcaaccaccccaacccgcCCCTGTCATCTCCTTGCctgccttcttcctcttcgccaatcccccctttttttcgcccctcctccctgctTTTTTTTGTGTATCTTTGGTGCCACTTCCTGTCTTCGCCCTGTCGCCCGGCCTACTGTAGGTCTAAGAAAGAAAGCGAGTTTCCCTTTTGTTGCCAAAGTGAACCCACgctctctttttttcccctctttTGTCTTGCCCAAAAAAGCGTTTCTTTTCCGTTCATATCGCTCGCGCCTCGCAGGTCCATCAACAACttcaaaaaagaaaaaaaccacaCGTACGTGgttttatctttttttttctgtgtaaaaaaaagagggggtATCTCTGAGTTTTGGTGTATTTTCCGATTTTGTCCAAAGGGTGTGTTTCtgtttaaaaaaaaaaaagggtgaCGGAAGGTTGGGGGTATGATTGAGTAAAACCAAAAAAGGACTTTGCCCGagaagcagaaaaaaaaagatgatCAAGACGAAAGAAAGCCCTGTTGACAAGAAAGAATGCAAGCCGCAAACAATAACGACAGCAAGAACTGAAGGTTGAGGGTGCTGGCAACGTGTATTCTCCTGCTTGCGAAAAGAAGCCGACAAACATCGCACTTTCGTCCATTCTTGATCTCTTttccctcaacctccaccctTCCCCATCTGTATCGTCTTGGTGGCCGATATGTTATTGGTCCGGTTAAAAGCAGAAACTAAagcgttgttgatgttgtgtAGGTTTCCCAAAAAGTTTTGTCATAGAGCCAGAAGAACCGTTGAACgccgggagggagagagaaaaaacaaaacccaAAGTCGTGTCGTAACCTTTCCCATGTCGTTCATAATCTATGCGATGCGCGGGGGGGAAAGATCATCGGAGCGTAAACGCCATGCAACAGTCGTCAAAAATCGAAACTTCGATCGAATTTCCCCAGCATTCAGCCCACTCTCATGGGAGGAGCCGCCCGCTTAAGCAAGGGGGGCACCGGGAGCAGGAGCCTGTGCAACCTGGGGGTTTCCAAGGTCAACCTCGGGGGCGTCGGCACCGTTAGCACCGTTGCGCTTGGGGCAGTCCCGGGAAATGTGGCCAGCCTCACCGCACTGGTAGCAGGTCTTGCCAGCAGTGTTGAGGGGACCGCCGTTGGGAGCGGTGCAGTCGCGCGAGATGTGGCCGAGCTTGCCGCAGGCGTAGCACTTCATAGCCTGAGCCTGGCAGTCGCGAGCGTAGTGGTTGGGGCCACCGCACTTGTAGCAGGTGGCGTGGCGGGCGCCGCCGGGGTGGAAGCCGCCACGGGCAGGACCGAAGCCACCACGGCCGGGCATGGGGCCGGGGGCCATGCCGCCCTGAGCGCTAGGGCAGTTGCGCTGAAATCCGCGTCAGTCCCGCTGTCTCCCTCTCTAGACAAAATCATTCCGTCGACTTACGGCAATGTGGTTGGGCTGTCCGCAGGTGTAGCAGCGGTTGTGAGGACCGCCAGGGCCGCCGTTCAGGCGCATGGTAGGGCACTCAGCCTGGACGTGGCCAACACCCTGGCAGTGGTAGCACTGCTTGGACTTGGTGGTGCGGGGCAGGGGGCACTCGTTCGACTCGTGGTCTGTTGGGATGCTGCGTTAGAATTGCCGGTCGAGAAAAGGCTGAGGGAGTACAAGATGCTTACTGGGCTGCTTGCCTGTGAGAGGTGTTAGTAGCCGCCAAGAACCAATCAcgcagaggagggaggcaCATTACAGTTGTAGCAGAGACGGGCGGGAGCTGGGCAGCCATCGGCCTGGTGACCCAACTCGCCACACTTGTAGCACGCGCGCTTGTGAGCCGAAGACATGTTTCCGAACATAGGTGAGCTAGGGAGTGGAATTCCGTTAGTTTGAGGTGTCtggcttggtgttggttggttgaGTCCGAAAAGTGTTGCTAGAACTGCCATGCTGGGCGACACGTTTGCAGACAAGGACGACTCGACGAGTAGGTATAGATTTCGGCAGCCGGTGATTGAATGACAAACGATGAAGAACCCTCCTATAGACTCCCAGACAAACAACCGTTGACGATCCCCACATGCGGCGTTTTAACCTCTCGACTGCTCCATGAaacggttttttttttttggggaggggatgtgGCTGGCTGGACTCGGTGGGTGAATTATTGCGCGCAATTCTCGCCAGTTTGGGATGTTCGTTGGCGCTGGCAGCAGACGAACCATCAGGTCGGAAGCCGGAAGCCGGGAGCCAAGACTGAGGGCGGGAAAGAGGCGTGGGGAGGAGTTGTCGTCGTGGTTGTTGCTCAAAATGTGTGTGCTttgtcgttgttgctgcctCGTCGATGTGATgtgcccctccacctccctccccaagccATATAGGGTTTGCTCCATCAACAAAGTTGCGCCAGCCAGACCTGCTCCATGTAATGTCCAAGCCTTCCAACGGTTGCTCAACCCGAGCCGGAGGTTATTTCCCTCATTGTCGATGAAGAGAGCCGAGTGTCCAGTCGCAAACGTGTCGGTCGAAAATCATAGAGAGATGCAACGGGGGGCAGAAGGCGGTGCGCCACACAAAAGACTCACCTGTGAAGAAAATATCAAAATAAAAAACCGGCAgtttttcctttcctttccttctgTTCCTTCACAAAAAGTTCTCCAAACCTCAATCTTCCTTCTTTCCGTCAGCGTCCAACGtcctctccaacaactccagAAAAAGTAATGACCTGTGGCTTCCTAAAGGGTGTGCTgaaagggaagaggagagaaggtGGCGGAAGAGGCGGAAACAAGGAGGGATATGGGAACCCCAAGTCAGGAAGGAAGGGATAGCGCCAGTTCGCAGGCCAGAGCTAGCTAGGctgtgggaggggttgatgcaGGAAGTCAGCACGTCAGCCGAGGTACGTGACCGGTACCTATTTTCTCCCCTCTGTCTGCTGCAGAATCAAGTACCCTGATGTTCCCTCTCTACCTCATCGCTCTCTCTGCTTCAGCAGCAACTGAATTTCAGCGACAAGGCACGCTAAAAAATCTCTTGGGGCTTGGCAATGCTGCTTCACGGCGGCTCGTGACTGGGCGCCGCCGCTGACTCGTGCCCACAGCTGGTTGCGGCAACTTCACGGCGACCGGTGACACTGGAGCATCACCTCGATGCAATCCAGTTGTCTATTCGCCTGCCGTCTTTGTCCCTTTTTTGCCCTGTCTTATGTCTTGCCCTAGCTGTTCGATGGAACTGTCTCACTTCGGCAGTCTCTCGCCCTGTGGCCAAACGGCCATTGCCCCAAACGCCACATCTGATAATCTGAGGCTCTCGCGGGGCATCCCCGGCGACACGGCTGCAGCTGACAATTGCAACGGTAACTCACCTCGGTTTACTTTCGGCGCTAGAGCTTTTATATCGCGCGCTTTCACACGGCTGTGCCGGTCGACTGCTGAGAGCCTGACtgagagcgggaggagggacgAAAGCACTAAAGCAACATGAGTTTCCATTCCCCTCTTCCGCCGTCTCCTGCTGAAAGGCTGGAACCTCCCAACCTTGCTCCCATCCCACTGCGGGGCTTTTTGTTTGCCATGCTCATCTCGATCTGCACCTCGCCTCTTGACAGTGTGAGGCTTCTCTTGGAGAACTAATAAATGGTTACACTAGATATCTGCATATATATGTCGAGACATACATATATGGCAGCCCGCTTCAGTCATCAAACatgctgttggtgatgatgatgatgatgatgataatgttGGCAGTCGGGTGTCctgaacaaaacaaaaaaaaaaatccccGCCTTAAGCGTGACGGACCCCTGTCTGCCTTCGAtatccccccctctctcgaCCCAATCATGCCCAACCGGAGCTGCTCTCGGGACACTGTGATTGATGCAACGGCAAGAGAGAGACATGAACTGTGTGGTTGACCGCATGTGCAATGCCGGCTGGCACCCCTCTAATGGGCAATAAAAGGAGGTGTAGAGTCCGGAAGACCCAAAGAGGGTTGGCCCTTGCTCTCAGTCCGCAAAGGGTTGTCCCGAGCTTGACCCCGACAATATGGAAACTGCTCCAGATATAGAACCCTCGCAAGGTTACCGTGCATCACAAATGAGCGGCCTGCAGACGGGAATACTACTCGGACAGTTTGAGAATCCCGACAACACCTTTCagcgggaggagggtagGGGTGGATGACGAACAGGTGTTGGTCTGTGCCTTTCACAGTATCCGTTTGGTCTTGACACTATATGTCTGGAGCTCCGAGCTTGAGGAGTTCACGCATTGAAGTCGAACAGATGTGGGATATCACGAGCTGCTGACTCTACGCCGTTTCATACCCGACAGAACCTCACTTCATGGCGGCGGTAGAGCTCTCTCGAGTGAGATGCTGACAATTATCAACCTGGTTCGAAACCCTTTGACCTTGATTATTACGCACCATCTTTCTCAGCCCTACACCCAAACCGCcggccgctgctgctgcaaccTTTCCCTCTCCGCCGGATGCAGACCAGCCGCATTTTCCTCACTCcccaacggcggcggcaccatCGACCTCGGCCTCGCCTCCACCACATAACTaaccccatcatcagaaGCATACGACGGTggcctcctcacccccccggTGCCCCTCGAGCTCGGATCAGAAGAGACACCGCTGTCCAACGTCTCCTCGCTTGTATTCCCACCCTCGGCACCCCCcggcccagcagcagcctggtTCCTAGCCCAGTAAAACCTATCCGGATCAACTCTCTGTCGTAACAAACATTAGCCTTTCATCCACGAAGCTTACTTTTGCTTTCAGAGAACAGAACATACCACACTCTCCCTCCAAAGTCCATACGCGGGGGGGCCCAACTTTGTCGCCTCGCTCTCGAtccccaccgcctcctcgtcCCTCGCGAGCACAACCCTGATGGGCTCCCGTGGGATGGCGTACCCGCTCCCTGGGGCGATTTGCTGGATCATCTCTGGCCTTACCACCCCGCCTTccctggaggaggagttaCTACTTTGCAGTGTCCCGTTCCGTGACTTGATCACCAGCATGCAGAGCTTGATGAGGCTGTggcagaagaagatggtgatgaacaagatgatgagaatgagCAAGATGGTGAACTCGGACGAGGTGATGTTTTTGGTGAGGGTCAGGGAGAGGTCTAGTAGGGTGGCTGTTAGCACAAAGAAAGAGGGAATACGGCGTGGGTAAACTTACACACAGTCAAGATGAGTATCAGAAACAAACCCGACACAAAACATCGCAGGATCTGCGTGCGGATGCGCCTGGACTTGATCCAGGGGAAGCAAAAGAGGAAGTTCTTGGGGGGTTTCctcctgctgccgccgcctgTTCGACTGCCGCTACTGGTTGAACTTCCCTGTTCTGTTCTCCGTCGTCGAGTTTCTCTAtctctcctccgccgcctcctctcttctctcgTCTCCCCGCCTTCCCGTCTCGACCCCccgctcccctccctcctatGCCTCCCAGACCCCTCACTGGCCTCCCTCCTATGCCTCCTGGACCGATTGCTCCCCCTcgccaccgccctctccggctcagccacctcctcctgcccagcCGTCGTCGTCCCAGGCCTAGTTGGCGGCCCGTTGCTCCCCCCAGTCCATACCCTCTCCAGCCCAGGCAAGTGCAACCTCGTGCTCGGCAGCGCCTGCTCCCTGATCCTGAAGGCCGGGCTCTTTGGGCTCTCCACCGTCGCTTCCTGCCCGTTGATCACCGTGGGCGGTGCACCTCTCAACCCAGCACCAGAGTAGTTGCTGCTTGGGGGGCGCAAACCAAAGAATGAGGGGCGGGGGAACCGGGCGAGGAAGGACAACcgctggggttgttggggctgggggtggtgttggccgGATTCGGGATCGGAGTGGGGGGAGAAACGGGGGGATAAGGGGACGTGTTCGTCGTTTGTTGTGCGGGGGTCGTAGGATTGGTAGATTGGGTAGGAGAGGCcgtagggggaggggttgttgttgttgttgttgttgttgttgttgttgttgttggtgtagGGGTTGTAATTTTCCACTGTTGCTGGGTGGGGGCCTGGTGGAGGacggagggaggagttgcaGGCTGAGGTTCGGGGAACGACGGGGGCGGTGCGGATGGTGActgtgttggtggtggtgttgtcggtTATGGTGTCGTTGGTGTcattggtgttgttgttgttgttggtccGGGAGGAGGACCCggtgaagaagttgaagCGGTCCATGGTGAAGGGAAAGTTCAGTGTCCTTGTGTATCAGGTGGGTGAGTGTTGTCTTGATGTGAGTTTTTATCCGGCGAGCATGCTGTCTCCTCTGTGTGCCTCAGATGAGTCGTTTTCAGACCGATGTAAAGATGTCAGGTAGGTTTGACTTGAAAGTATGAGTCCAACAGTTGCGCGTCCCAGTCTGTCAACCTCAGTGGTCAACgattgttgatgttgatattgACGTCGCACAACCTAAGCTCCCCCCGTCTGTTCCCGCTCGATCGTCCCCACGCGCGGTGATAGGTCGCCAGGCCCTGCAGGTCGCCGTGCGCTTGTTTTTGAAGGGTTTGCGAACTGTGCTGCCCCTTAAAAATAATGCGCCTCGCGTACCTCCCCTCAACGGCGGGCGCTGATATTCGGGATATAAAAACGGTTGGCGAAAACGAA contains:
- a CDS encoding hypothetical protein (CAZy:GH125; COG:S; EggNog:ENOG503NWZ6); the protein is MRPLATAQLLILLSQATPLVTSQDSSSSCLDYSTRSRTRHPPFSPGRHALSSARPSPSCRTFNLSSLESLLGTLPIADPDLLRLWQNTYPNTLDTAIKWHGHSNSPDSEEELTFIITGDINAMWLRDSARQLQSYLPLLTPSPSSDSLASLFRGTVNTQARNVLSAGYCNSFRPPPESGVISDEEGGDKDVVRPEYDRAGVFECKWEVDSLASFLELSRDYYFSTHDIEFFGRQGNWTEAVRRVVEVGRGMQRGTTYGADGRVLGSGYSFARMTTRSTETLANDGAGSPVASGTGLVRSAFRPSDDATTYQFLVPGNMMFCVALAGAAVIAEDLGEQELAGEMRAFSREVREGIEKFGVVEVVGEDGVSKEKVYAYEVDGFGGVVLGDDANLPSLLSAPVMGYVAGSDPVYQATRRRILSRRNPYYADGEVVKGVGSPHTGPGKVWPMSLVMQIMTSEDDEEIRGALKQILGSTDGLGLIHESIDGWDSTKWTREWFSWANGLFGAMIVDLAKRKEGLLRESFQ
- the GIS2 gene encoding gig suppressor (COG:O; EggNog:ENOG503NX95), whose amino-acid sequence is MFGNMSSAHKRACYKCGELGHQADGCPAPARLCYNCIPTDHESNECPLPRTTKSKQCYHCQGVGHVQAECPTMRLNGGPGGPHNRCYTCGQPNHIARNCPSAQGGMAPGPMPGRGGFGPARGGFHPGGARHATCYKCGGPNHYARDCQAQAMKCYACGKLGHISRDCTAPNGGPLNTAGKTCYQCGEAGHISRDCPKRNGANGADAPEVDLGNPQVAQAPAPGAPLA
- a CDS encoding hypothetical protein (EggNog:ENOG503P0RX) translates to MDRFNFFTGSSSRTNNNNNTNDTNDTITDNTTTNTVTIRTAPVVPRTSACNSSLRPPPGPHPATVENYNPYTNNNNNNNNNNNNNPSPYGLSYPIYQSYDPRTTNDEHVPLSPRFSPHSDPESGQHHPQPQQPQRLSFLARFPRPSFFGLRPPSSNYSGAGLRGAPPTVINGQEATVESPKSPAFRIREQALPSTRLHLPGLERVWTGGSNGPPTRPGTTTAGQEEVAEPERAVARGSNRSRRHRREGSGGSRREGGETREERRRRRRDRETRRRRTEQGSSTSSGSRTGGGSRRKPPKNFLFCFPWIKSRRIRTQILRCFVSGLFLILILTVYLSLTLTKNITSSEFTILLILIILFITIFFCHSLIKLCMLVIKSRNGTLQSSNSSSREGGVVRPEMIQQIAPGSGYAIPREPIRVVLARDEEAVGIESEATKLGPPAYGLWRESVRVDPDRFYWARNQAAAGPGGAEGGNTSEETLDSGVSSDPSSRGTGGVRRPPSYASDDGVSYVVEARPRSMVPPPLGSEENAAGLHPAERERLQQQRPAVWV